In one window of Puniceicoccus vermicola DNA:
- a CDS encoding DoxX family protein, producing MDNHKLAYLCCRISLGLGFFMHGAVRLPKLGSFAEGISSEFAETLLSGYPSLAAGFVIPIVEAASGILILLGGKFIRWGLAAGALLMGVLMFGSGLIENWSAVMAQLVHLGIFYLLLINRYTPGPDPEKNLPKASS from the coding sequence ATGGACAATCACAAACTTGCCTACCTCTGCTGCCGGATCAGCCTCGGACTCGGTTTCTTCATGCATGGAGCGGTCCGACTCCCCAAGTTGGGATCTTTTGCTGAGGGGATTTCCTCCGAGTTTGCCGAAACGCTTCTCAGTGGATATCCTTCCCTGGCGGCAGGATTCGTCATTCCTATCGTCGAAGCTGCCTCCGGAATCCTGATCCTTTTGGGAGGAAAGTTCATCCGATGGGGGCTCGCTGCAGGAGCCCTTTTAATGGGCGTTCTGATGTTCGGCTCAGGCCTCATCGAGAACTGGAGCGCGGTCATGGCGCAGCTAGTTCACCTCGGCATTTTCTACCTTCTCTTGATCAACCGCTATACACCAGGCCCGGATCCAGAGAAAAATCTTCCGAAGGCG